The genomic stretch CCGCGGCGATCACCTGGGCGCGCTTGTGGCGCGGCTCGACCGGGCAGAACTGCACATGCTCGGCCCCGGCAAGCCCCGGATATTTCAGCAATGCCGCGTCATAGGCGCCGCTGAGGCTTTGGACGGTCATCTGACTCTTGGGGGTCAGCGCATGGCCGAGGCTGCCCGCGCAGGTGGTGGCATCGCTCAGGCCCGCCGCGGTTCCCAGCACGACATGCTTCGCCGTCAGCACCATGCCGTCCGGCGAGATGACGACGCCCGTTCCCCGGCGCGCATTGCCGCCGGGTTCGGAACATTCGACATGGACGATGGTGGGGTCCAGCGCGTCCGCCTGCGCGGGGGCGGGCAACAGCAGCGCCAGCGCGGCGATGGTCAGGGGTTTCATGGCTGCGGCTCCTCAAGCCAGCCCGCGATGGTCGCAAGGCGCGGGGGGGTGATGCGGGTGCAGGCGTTGAATCGCGACCAGTTGCCCGACCCGTGCAGCCCGTTGGTGTGGACGCAGGTGATCCGGTAATCCTCGCCGGTGTAGACCGGCGAGCCGCTGGTGCCCCCGAAGGTGTCGTTCTCGTAAAAGGCCTTGTCGGATTCAAGCACGCGGAACTGGTCGAGGCTGACCCATTGCCGGCCCGGCGGCGCCTTGTCGGCGGCATAGCCCTGCACGGTCGAGGGCTGGCCGAAGGCCGCGTCCGGCAGCGCCGCCACCCCGAACCAGCCGGTGCGCTGGCCGATGTCGCAATCCAGCCGGATCGCGCCCAGGTCGTAAAGCCGCGAATCCGATACGAAGAATGACGCGGTCCATCCCCGCAGTGCGTAAAGCCGGGTGGCCTTGCAGGCGCCGAAGGGCTTCGAGCCGGTGTTGCGGCCGGGAAAGACCTCGAAATCGGCATACCAGCTTCCCATCGCGGTGCCGCCATGGACGCAATGCCCGGCGGTCAGCACCATGTCGGGGGCGATCATGGCCCCGGTGCAGAGGCTCTGTCCCAGCCCCGCGCGCTTGCGGAACAGGATCTGGACGATGGCGCGGGACGGAAAGGCGGTGGTGTCGAGGACCGCCACCCGGTCGTCATCCCCGATCACGGTGAAGGGGATGAAGCTGCCGCCCTCATAGCGTCCTTCGGCGGTCTCATAGGCGGAATAGGTGCCGCCTGCGGCTGCGAAATCCGTCTGCTCGCCGATGTCGAGCGTCTCGGTCCCCGCCTCGCCGCTGCCGGTGACGGGATCGAGGACCGGGACCGCGGCCGGGGCGGTCCCGGCAAGGTCATGCCCGACGCCCTGGTCGCCCTCGCCGGAAAAGGGGGCGGCGGCCATTTCCGTGTCCTCGGCGTTGCGCCATTCCTCGGGGTCGGTGATGGCGTAGAAGGTGTCCTCGTCCAGCACGCCCGTGGGTTCGAGGCCGCGGCTTTCCTGGTAATCGCGCAGCGCCTGCGCCGCCGCCTCCTCGCCGCCGGATTCGATGGCGCCCGCCTCGGCGAAGCCCTCGTCCACGAGGATGCGTTCCAGCGCCTGTTGGGCGTCCAGCGGCTCGTCGATCCCGGCGGTCTCGACCGCCGCGGTTTCATCGGGAAAGGGAGGGCGGTCGCGGTAGATGCCCGACCAGATGCGGTTGTGCCACAGGATCGCCTGGTCCAGCCCCTCCATCCGGGGGCCGTTGACCAGCCGGCGAATGCCGGGGCGGTCGTTCAGGTCGGCGGGGCGGTTGATCTGCCGCGCCGACCAGTAGGCGGCGGCGGCCTCCAGCCCCGGTCCCGGCTGCCGCGCAAGGTCGGGCTGCTGTTCCAGCGGCAGGCCGATCTCCTCGCCGCGCAGGCGATAGTTGGTGCGCCCGGTCAACTGGATATAGCCCGAGCCGCGATAGGCCCAGCCGTCGCCGGTCTCGGGGCCGCCGTTGCCCAGACGGTTGCGGTAAACCCAGTTGGCGATGGCCTCGGGTTGGCCGCCGAGCGCCTCGGCCTTGGCGGGCGTCACCGTCCTGCGGCTGAAGACCTGGGTCAGCCGGCGGGCGGAATAGTTCATGTTCTCGTCCAGCCGCCGCAGCCCGCCGGTCTCGGTCATGACCTGGGCCAGGAAATGCGACAACCGCAGCCGGCTGTCGATGTCATGGGCG from Paracoccus sp. MC1862 encodes the following:
- a CDS encoding trypsin-like serine protease, translated to MFRTAALVALLSAAALVRGGAAAQDFVTGDEIRKVSPRAAAPLVEALVQNQGMLDAHDIDSRLRLSHFLAQVMTETGGLRRLDENMNYSARRLTQVFSRRTVTPAKAEALGGQPEAIANWVYRNRLGNGGPETGDGWAYRGSGYIQLTGRTNYRLRGEEIGLPLEQQPDLARQPGPGLEAAAAYWSARQINRPADLNDRPGIRRLVNGPRMEGLDQAILWHNRIWSGIYRDRPPFPDETAAVETAGIDEPLDAQQALERILVDEGFAEAGAIESGGEEAAAQALRDYQESRGLEPTGVLDEDTFYAITDPEEWRNAEDTEMAAAPFSGEGDQGVGHDLAGTAPAAVPVLDPVTGSGEAGTETLDIGEQTDFAAAGGTYSAYETAEGRYEGGSFIPFTVIGDDDRVAVLDTTAFPSRAIVQILFRKRAGLGQSLCTGAMIAPDMVLTAGHCVHGGTAMGSWYADFEVFPGRNTGSKPFGACKATRLYALRGWTASFFVSDSRLYDLGAIRLDCDIGQRTGWFGVAALPDAAFGQPSTVQGYAADKAPPGRQWVSLDQFRVLESDKAFYENDTFGGTSGSPVYTGEDYRITCVHTNGLHGSGNWSRFNACTRITPPRLATIAGWLEEPQP